A segment of the Polyodon spathula isolate WHYD16114869_AA chromosome 17, ASM1765450v1, whole genome shotgun sequence genome:
GGATCACTGGTTATTATCACTTGATTCAGGCCCTGTTCACACTATGCCTTAAAactagttgcctttaaactggctATACGGTTAGTGTCCACACTACGCAGCGTTCAATACCAGTCTCGAGTCCGGGTCTAAAATAGATTGCATCACGTAGTGTGGTTTGTTagaagtgtggatgctgtaataaTGAACTGCATTTTTTGTATATTCTCCAATATCTCAAAATGCTTTCTGGTGTTTTGGCGCGTGGACATCACAAGTACAGTACTCTGAACAGGCACgtgaaggagttgagaacgactatAAATACTGCTGGaccgtatacaatttctgaggcttgttgtaaaatggtggatcatggagtgacgtgatcagatgccgaaatcaaggTACATTGATATCTGGACCGATGAAAATCGGTTAAGGAGAACTTCAGGAGTGCAAAATGAAACGCACACATTATCATAAAATGTGCCTTGCGTTTTTAAGAAACATAGCCATAACGTTCATGCTAATATTTGccaggttgtaaacataaaatacagtgtatGGTGGGATAATGTTATATTAAGTCCCACAGTccattgtgctgctaggaactgtaaccagactattttaatagtgtttatataCATTAAGccagactaaacatgaaacagcacTTTAGCGTGGaagctttgagctggattaattcaGTTTCCATAAGGAAACTGAGGGCTAGATTCTCAgaactatttactccaaattgtcattagcacaatttttttatgaatggaaaaaacaccaattaaacaaGTAAAACGGACAAGAAACAACTTCATACTTAATTGAGCCCCTGAATtaaaagtcttagttgtttatttctggtttggtaagtGTATTGTGTAtgcttctcctttctgaaaaaattgTGCCAATGACGAATTGGAATAAATACTGTATCGTTGAGAATTTAGCCCTAAagtgttaaacaaaatacaagaagCTTTTACCTCTAGTAAATCATCCAGGAAACTGCAGGCTAAAATATCCTGGATTTTAATCTTGCctgcaacaacaataaaacaagttAATAATTATATTTCTGGTGGATAAACATTAACTCAGATACATTAATGGTAATTATATCAGTCTTCATTGAATGGTGATACTTTTATTTCTTCAAACTTTTAATTTGcagacatacatttaaaaaaaatactgttagttACTCTATTACAAAAATGTTCTTCATTGTTAAAGATCTGACATGTGAAGGGACACTGAAGGTTCATTATGCAATCAATAACATGTATTCTATCTCAATAGCCCTCAATTTAGATCAATGCAACAGATCACAAATATGTTGGATTAAAACATCCCAACCATTACACCTCTGCAGCTTCACGTTCTGTGCGTTCAGCCAAGCCAAGAAATTCTATAGAGGCTCAGTGAAGGCAAACTACAAAGTAATCCAATCTGTCACATGAACACCTGGTCAACATACTTATGTTACCTGTGGAAAATTGTATAAACTGACAAGCAGGTGCTATTCATATCCAGGCTCTAACACACAGAGAATTAAAGTGTgctttatgatatatatatatatatatatatatatatatatatatatatatatatatatatatatatatatatatattatttatttatatattatttatatatttttatatatggaTAAATTATGGAAGAAGGCTTCTCTTAGGAAGAAGAATTAAATGCTTGTCGGCATGTCTGTATTTTGCTTATCTTCCTAAAGAGGTTCGGTAGATCGACACCGTTACACCCTTAATCGAGGTCTTACCATTAAGAGATTTGAGGATCTTTTATCGTTTTGGACATCTTGACAAAATGACAAGAGAAATCCTGCTGAAgtcaataacatttacaaaatttTGGTTTGAGAACCCCCGGTATGTTTAGTCAAGACTCAAGttattgtaatgatttaaacaaactcTGCCACAATCTACTTCCATTTTAATGGAGCACACTCCCGAAAAtctctgtaaaaatgtttttaatattttgcaactATGAATAAATACAACATGAATTATCATACATGCAGGTAGCAAAGTAATCATAAACAAATAGCGGTAAAGCTCAAGGATATGAATATCAAAACGACTGAAACAATATGATGTATACAGCAAAATGCTGTAAACATTCTATTagattttattacatatttttctcagcaaaaagttaattgaattggacTATTAAAACACCCACCGACTCTCTGAGATAGCCTTGGCCAGCAACGTCATACAGGCTAAGGCCAATCCTGGTCTGATGAAGCCATACTGGAAAGTAATATAGAGAGAAATTCAAACTTAGAAAATTGGAAATACACAATTTACTTTCCAGTGTATCCGATATAGACACGcacaattgatttttaaaattatttgcaaTACATACTTGCTGCAATACTATAAACCATAACCTTCTCTTACAATTACTATTTGTAGGTGTTAACACTTATTATTaattttgactgtttttgtttatatgtgGTTTGTGGATTGTATCTTTTCTATGTGATATGTCtaaattgtaattgcaattttattattttaagtccGCTTTTGTTAGGTCACTCGCAGACATTTGaaaattattatcaataatattattaataattccGGTTTAATAGTACAAACCGGTGATGATTGTTAACACCAAACCAAACCTGGTCTTCTCTGACTACTTCTCTGTGGTACTCAGTGGGTATGTAAGTGTGCTTCTCAAGCAAGtactgtagtcatttttataaacTGAACAAATGTCCTACAATAAAAAGTTTGACTCCTTAAAGCAGAAGAGTTACAGTACTGTTGAGACTCATACATTTTTACTTGTTCAAGTTCCATCAAATATTTCTTTCAGCCCTATAAACCCTCTACAGGGCAATGCTTaccttgtcaaaataaaatgtcCCATAACATaggaaatcaaacaaaacaaacttgtcTTGCACACTACACACATTTTCTAGGTTACTAATAAACAAGTAGAAAGAAGTACAAACCTTTTCGCATTACATAGTTAAAGAACTGCATTATTGAGATCCTTCCATATGGGTCGCTGTGTAACAGTTTGGCAAAAACCCTGGCGGTGAAGAACTGCctattttgcaaaaaacaaaatgcagttaGCATTTCTAAAGGCAATACGGAGTAAATGTACACCATGCTTAATCATAAATAATACTTACGTGCATTTCGCTCCTGCTTTTTCCCTGACTTTTAAGAAGTTGTCATAATTAATCATTGCTTCCTCCCCTATCATTGGTGGTGTCTGGTGTTTGTCCAACAGGAACCACAGGTTCTAAAACAACAAGCACAAACACATGTACAGCTAACAGGTGCAATTAACAAAGATTAAAGCAATCCAAGCACTAACACAGCTAAACAATGCCCATGCACAGAAGTATGCTAAAGGACTCACAGCCAGACACACCAGTGCCTAAAGCCTTGTTCATTCCCTGACAAACAAGCTTCTTGCCCATTACCCTAGTAACTAAACAACTGCAGTACAAGATATTTGTCACCAGCTGATTTACCTGCAATTCTTCATTATCCAGCAGCTCACGACTTTTCCTCTGGAGGAAGACTGCTCTTGATTCCTCACGTAACTTCTGCTGCAAAACCTCATCTTCGGCTGGCAGCTTGCGGGAGATGTAATATTCATattcaatcattttaaattaataaaaacaactattaaattgatttttttcttcttttatatgggttttttgtttagtttaggtAGCAAACAACACACAAGTAGTCTAGAGCCCTATGCTACAGACGGGGATAGTTTTGAGAGAGAAAAGATGCAACCAAacttaatatatttgtattggaGAAAAAACTTCAGATTCTTGGTTATTTTGGCAGAATATTGTGGCGATGGCCCCATATCCTCTACATTTCCTAACACTGCTTCCATTATATTTACAAGGTTGCCACAGAACACTATACttcaacatacatacatatgggtatttttttgtttgtttttaactacaaatacatgcatactgtatacGTACCCTGTAGTAAAATCTTGGTATATTGTTATAGGAATAATCTCTTTTTCCTCCCACTTTCCATTCCATGTAATTCTTGGTAAACATTGCCATCTCTTCTTCCTTCTTCTCTTCCTCCATCTTTTCAGCTGTAGAAAACAGAGACGAGTTTAGACAGACAGTTGTGTCCATTTTCTTAAGGTTGTCATGAAATGTAATTGCCAGCCACGGAGATATTCCTTCGATTCCAAGCAAATGAAATAAGTTATACCGCCCGGCACATTTGTTGCAGTATCGTAATACTTTATCGTAGGCTACACTTGTTAAACAAGTTATAGTCAATACAACGTATATCATTTTGAGTatcactataaaataaaaaagtcacaaATACCTACACCCCTCTGCTCGTTAACTTGATGACTGGGGGAGAGTTTAACTACTGTACCTTAACTACTGTACCTTTCTTAGAAGCGGAAAGTCTGTGTTTAAGAACCTCTTTCCAGTCCATTACGCGATCGTTCGACATATTAAAtatcaaattaacaaaataaaatatcctATCCCTTCATGAAGAAGTTGATGTCTGTTTCCAAAGCGCATAACCACAAACTGATTGGCTCCCACAGAGTGAAGGGGCGGGTACTAAGGACCTCTTACCTCTATGTGGCCTCGTCGCTTCAGTATGACGTCACCAAAGAAGTCACAAAGTACGATTAGTTAGAAGTATGGTTTTCATTTCTTGTAGTGACTGACAGAGGGGTGCAGTGAATTGGTGCCAGTGTTTTGTGGTGATGTAATACGTGAATTTCTATATGTTAGTTTTCTAATTTTTTGATAAATTATTAACTTTCTGTTACTGAGCTTAGAAATGATTAGGCTTCCGATTTGTGTTTCATAACTGAATCCTATGTTAAAAACACGTGACAACTATAGTGTGTATTAACTGATTTCTAAATCTTTGAACAGTATTGTTTATGCCGCTGATTCTGACAAAAAGCATTAGAAGACAATACACCCGAGCCAGTAAGAGATTTAATTAGAGGAACTCCGCGTAAGTATACAATTAGCATTCAGTTTCCAAATTTCAAGGGTATCACCCAATACCTACTCTTCCttagttttattttacatgtacaatCTTAATATTTGAACCTAGTTGAAAAATTCCTGTTTGGTTATCCATTAATGGTACCATTAATAATATCACAGCCAAATAAGTCACTAGTAATTCCACTAAATGGTGCAGAAGGTTTAATCAAAATTTGTAAGCATGGGAAGACTTTTTATTTCATGCACTTTAAACAGTATATATCCATTGTTGGTGCATTCAAGGTCCAGTAGTTTTGctgttcataaaaatgtatcaTCATTTTTTAAAGTCTGGGTGCCACTTAAAGTGCAGAGGTTTTCAACTCGAGTTGGGAACAGTCATGAAGGAGATGATAAGAGACCAAACGCAAAGCAAAAAGAGCAGTCGGGCAAAGTACCGCATGCTTTACCCAAATCAGTATTTGCAGCCGGAACTGCAAGGAAAAAAGCAGAGTTTTTGAAGCAGAAATGGGGGCATGACTTTGACAAAGAACTAAAAGGACCCAGAAAACCTAAAGAAAACAACATCCCAAGCCAACCCCTCACAGCAGCCCAATGGAAGACACTGAAGGACGATGCCAGGGCCAGTCATAATTTTGAAGTGAGCATGATGGAGAAGATGTTAGCTGCCAATAGTGACATTGATGTGGCCAAGTCCCTTCTGGCTTACGTTGCTGTGGAGACAGGGACGGTTAGCTACGAACTACTGCTTAGGTATTTGACACTTTGTGTTCATGGCAACCACGAATCAGAGGTCTTTGATGTGTATGATATAATGAAGAAACGGTTCAAGACCATGGAAACCGGGGCTTACAGCCTCTTCATTAAAGGGTTCAGCAGGACAGAGAACTGGAGAGAATGTCTGTTGCTCTTAGAAAGCATCAAGAGGGTCATCACCCCCTCCCCTCGCAACTATGGATATACAATCAACGGTGCTCTCGTACACGGTGACAGCAGGACTGCTTGGGCTTTGTATGAAGAAATGATGGAGAAGGGACTGACTCCCAATCAGGAAACCTGGCAGGCATTCTTTGACAGTGACCGCTCAGCCCATGACAGTGAAAGCAAGGTGCTGTCACTTCTCTTATATATGAGGAACAATCAGATATATCCTGGAGAGGCACTGGTGAAAAGCATCAAGACGTGGTTTGAAAGGTAGGCTACAGTTCTACAGGCCTCAAATAATcatagaaagtaaacaaaaaaaacaatgtagggGTGGATATAATGTGAGTTTATTATGTGGGCAAGGTGCAGATTAAAGGTGACTTGATGGACAGATTAACTTACTGAATTTAAAGGTTCTGGTGATGCATATGGCAGTTACACAACATCCTTCACGTCCTGCAGCCAGTCACATTGGTACGTCCATCAACACATGCAGCAGCCGTTGAAATTCTCCCTATGATCAATATGACCTGCTTAAAAAAGGGTTTAAATGGTTTATAGACCCTGCTAACAGAGATGATCAAAGCAAAGTAACATGACAAAAGCAacagtttaaagtaaacaaagGCTTTGGAAAACAAATGACCACGCTGTAGTTTGGATGGTAAGTAACAAATACTCTGTATTTCCCTGCCGTTATAATGTTTACTATGGTAAGTGTGCATGGTGATTTAGCAATTTACTGTGATTTTCCCATACCCACACTATGAATTTGCTATGCTTGTCTAATCTATACCATCTACCAATGTAGACCAAGGGATCATACATTCATTCCAACATGCAGTTTGTGGTGACATGCTTTTAAGTGCACAGTAGGTGGCAGCATTAGTGAGCTGTCGCAGCATATCCCACAGTATTATAGGATATGTATTGTaggaaaatttaattaaatcCAAGGTCAGATTATATGTGCACTTTTGACCATTCATTTTACTGTGTACAGTTTTACACAAGAACACATTATAAAGCTGGGAAACATTTACTGCCT
Coding sequences within it:
- the LOC121330159 gene encoding mitochondrial ribonuclease P catalytic subunit-like, giving the protein MGRLFISCTLNSIYPLLVHSRSSSFAVHKNVSSFFKVWVPLKVQRFSTRVGNSHEGDDKRPNAKQKEQSGKVPHALPKSVFAAGTARKKAEFLKQKWGHDFDKELKGPRKPKENNIPSQPLTAAQWKTLKDDARASHNFEVSMMEKMLAANSDIDVAKSLLAYVAVETGTVSYELLLRYLTLCVHGNHESEVFDVYDIMKKRFKTMETGAYSLFIKGFSRTENWRECLLLLESIKRVITPSPRNYGYTINGALVHGDSRTAWALYEEMMEKGLTPNQETWQAFFDSDRSAHDSESKVLSLLLYMRNNQIYPGEALVKSIKTWFESVPGNKWNGSWTAPENSGHCRNCCSSLESIQLTEEEYNQLKEKVMNDVIQGKDVFKKTTPQELESFMSFVKKRPPFDVVIDGLNVANTTSKGNQSETLLEVVSHLAQQNLRLLVLGRKHMLRGSRSWDRKNMSVIQQKADCFFTDNVSEDDPFLLYATLHSGNHCKFLSRDLMRDHKACLSDSSTRRLFFKWQRGHQLVLSSYTAGRRIRFETVPKYDTIIQTEENSWHIPYDEDGVERYSYEVPRKWLCLEMKR
- the LOC121329680 gene encoding serine/threonine-protein phosphatase 2A regulatory subunit B'' subunit gamma-like, with product MSNDRVMDWKEVLKHRLSASKKAEKMEEEKKEEEMAMFTKNYMEWKVGGKRDYSYNNIPRFYYRLPAEDEVLQQKLREESRAVFLQRKSRELLDNEELQNLWFLLDKHQTPPMIGEEAMINYDNFLKVREKAGAKCTQFFTARVFAKLLHSDPYGRISIMQFFNYVMRKVWLHQTRIGLSLYDVAGQGYLRESVGVLINFLAWLNAQNVKLQRCNGKIKIQDILACSFLDDLLELRDEELSKESQESNWFSAPSALRVYGQYLNLDKDHNGMLSKEELSRYGTGTFTDVFLDQVYQECLTYDGEMDYKTYLDFVLALENRKEPAALQYIFKLLDIENKGYLNVFTLNYFFRAIQEQMKLHGQEQVSFQDVKDEIFDMVKPKDPCKITLQDLVNSSQGDTVTSILIDLNGFWTYENREVLVANDNDSSADLDDT